DNA from Mycobacteriales bacterium:
CAAGTCCCTGCCGCCCCGGCCGCCCGTGCCTGTCCTCGGCGGGGTGCTGCTGCACGTCGACGGCGAGCGGCTGTCGGTCTCCGGGTTCGACTACGAGGTCTCCACCCAGGTCGACCTCGAGGTGCACGCCAAAAGCGCCGGCCGGGCGCTGGTCAGCGGGCGGCTCCTCGCCGACATCACCCGGTCCCTGCCCCCGCACCCGGTCCAGGTCGAGGTCGACGG
Protein-coding regions in this window:
- a CDS encoding DNA polymerase III subunit beta (binds the polymerase to DNA and acts as a sliding clamp) — its product is MKFEIDRDAIADAVAWTAKSLPPRPPVPVLGGVLLHVDGERLSVSGFDYEVSTQVDLEVHAKSAGRALVSGRLLADITRSLPPHPVQVEVDGPRVAIVCGNARFSLPTMPVEDYPTLPQMPTTVGTVPSDVFAAAV